Proteins encoded by one window of Pseudochaenichthys georgianus chromosome 9, fPseGeo1.2, whole genome shotgun sequence:
- the mvk gene encoding mevalonate kinase, whose translation MTVKDVFVSAPGKAILHGEHAVVHGKVALAVSLNLRTYLRLKGTTTGSVCINLPNIDTFLCYDLSELKQLIPVSCGKREEGKPLDAELVRKLREFIGVTNGNLDTCNMATLSFLYIYISLFRSSELPSLTVSVWSELPTGAGLGSSAAYSVCLASALLCASGAIPAPLKESDQSARWCQEDLEQINSWAFQGEMIIHGNPSGVDNAVGTWGGMLRFLAGKIIPLSRVPLLRILLTNTNVPRSTKVLVAGVKDKINKFPSIMTPVLDSVDAISCTCEKILSEMTCEPITGEHYNILEELIDINQHHLNVMGVGHPSLDTLCQVTLTKGLHSKLTGAGGGGCGITLLRPETDSSVVQTTVQDLKDCGFDCWETSIGGPGVQQHSPLSVKEEVLEILNRY comes from the exons ATGACAGTCAAAGACGTATTCGTGTCTGCTCCAGGGAAGGCGATCCTCCACGGAGAGCATGCGGTGGTGCACGGAAAG GTGGCTCTTGCTGTGAGTTTGAACCTGAGGACATATTTACGGTTGAAAGGCACCACGACTGGCAGCGTTTGCATCAACCTCCCAAATATCGACACTTTCCTCTGCTATGACCTTTCTGAGCTGAAGCAGCTTATTCCTGTTTCCTGCG GTAAGCGTGAGGAGGGGAAACCTCTGGATGCTGAACTTGTGAGGAAACTGCGTGAATTTATCGGTGTCACCAATGGAAACTTGGACACTTGCAACATGGCCACCCTATCCTTCCTCTACATCTACATCTCACTGTTCAGATCAAG TGAGCTGCCCAGCCTGACGGTGTCCGTGTGGTCGGAGCTGCCCACCGGAGCGGGCCTGGGGTCCAGTGCTGCCTACTCGGTGTGTTTGGCTTCAGCTCTGCTCTGTGCAAGTGGAGCCATCCCTGCTCCCCTCAAAGAGTCGGATCAAAGTGCACG GTGGTGTCAGGAGGACCTGGAGCAGATCAACAGCTGGGCTTTCCAGGGGGAAATGATCATTCATGGTAATCCTTCAGGAGTAGACAACGCTGTAGGAACCTGGG GTGGCATGCTGAGATTCTTGGCCGGGAAGATAATACCACTGAGCAG GGTGCCGTTGTTAAGAATCCTGCTCACTAACACCAACGTACCACGTAGCACCAAGGTACTTGTTGCCGGGGTGAAGGACAAGATTAACAAG TTTCCCTCCATCATGACCCCGGTGCTTGACTCGGTTGATGCCATTTCCTGCACTTGTGAGAAAATCCTCTCGGAGATGACCTGCGAGCCCATCACTGGAGAGCACTATAATATTCTAGAG GAGCTCATTGACATTAACCAGCACCATCTGAATGTGATGGGCGTGGGACACCCCTCCCTGGACACACTGTGCCAGGTCACATTGACCAAAGGGCTCCACAGCAAGCTCACCGGCGCGGGTGGAGGGGGCTGCGGCATCACCCTTCTGAGACCAG AGACGGACTCCTCCGTTGTCCAGACTACAGTGCAGGACTTGAAAGACTGCGGCTTTGACTGCTGGGAGACGAGTATTGGCGGGCCGGGGGTCCAGCAGCACTCTCCGCTCTCTGTTAAGGAGGAAGTTCTGGAGATTTTAAACCGTTACTGA